The following coding sequences lie in one Rhodopirellula bahusiensis genomic window:
- a CDS encoding AI-2E family transporter, producing the protein MGRRRKNQANRQSTKGSNEPVDSKPAEPSEAESSTSGGTKSDSASNEKSSPDKSSPEKPSPEKLSAVIGETGAEASDSSVPPGNRKQVLFPQLPSLSRIMSVVMLVIGILAVGVLFYRLMIGFFVPLFLAALLVVIFRPVHLWIFEKVGRRRRLAAGTTTALILFIVLLPLGVLVSVATTQFTILLSKMNLSNMSVAMERVRSQVGLSLPHPEHFRELDRIIGDINVPQADDPQAVRAKINELQQAAAIIKYLQSEAPETNIAEGASEIAVNNLNEYAQLLGLSINSETGDLGAKVSAGDTLIPKPSAPATSSLGQIDSETADTDIDLAGGEEEPSSDDSLDPLAPAFNVESSDDGELPDNDQPSDADTPSEAAENPQPQLLVQLNKNERFEQPAVITAASVRSWMNLLLGGSLRSQLSLIANPDEKDFSSLIRMARESLQPRFVRLTSATGSIVVQVIFGLVILVVSVYFFLIDGPVMIRTLMRLSPMDDAYEHQLLMEFDRTSRAVVLASVASALVQGILATIGFWLCDFDQIVLLLFLTSVMALVPFLGAASVWVPCALWLGLVDQRWIAASLLALYGATIVSSIDNVIKVYVLHGRSQLHPLFALLSVIGGVSVFGPIGILVGPMVVVFLQTLLEILNHELKTSHADEEIEPQSVG; encoded by the coding sequence GTGGGACGACGTAGAAAGAACCAGGCCAATCGCCAAAGCACCAAGGGCTCCAATGAGCCGGTGGACTCGAAGCCCGCTGAACCGAGCGAAGCGGAGTCATCGACCTCCGGTGGCACGAAGTCCGACTCCGCTTCGAACGAGAAATCTTCGCCGGATAAATCATCGCCAGAGAAACCCTCACCAGAGAAGCTCAGTGCGGTGATTGGGGAAACCGGCGCCGAGGCTTCGGATTCATCGGTGCCACCCGGCAACCGCAAACAGGTGCTCTTTCCCCAACTCCCATCCCTCTCGCGGATCATGTCCGTGGTGATGTTGGTGATTGGTATTTTGGCGGTCGGGGTTCTGTTCTACCGATTGATGATCGGGTTCTTTGTCCCGCTCTTCTTGGCCGCCTTGTTGGTTGTCATCTTTCGTCCCGTCCATTTGTGGATCTTTGAGAAGGTCGGACGACGCAGACGGCTGGCCGCTGGAACCACCACCGCGTTGATTCTGTTCATCGTGTTGTTGCCACTGGGAGTCTTGGTGTCTGTCGCGACGACCCAGTTCACCATCCTGCTCAGCAAAATGAATCTGAGCAACATGTCCGTCGCGATGGAGCGGGTTCGATCGCAAGTCGGATTGTCGCTGCCCCACCCCGAACATTTTCGCGAACTCGACCGGATCATCGGCGACATCAACGTGCCACAGGCCGATGATCCGCAGGCGGTCCGGGCCAAGATCAACGAACTGCAACAAGCGGCAGCGATCATCAAGTACCTGCAATCCGAGGCTCCGGAAACGAACATCGCCGAAGGCGCCTCTGAAATCGCGGTCAATAATCTGAATGAGTACGCTCAGCTACTGGGGCTTTCGATCAATTCCGAAACCGGCGATCTCGGCGCCAAGGTTTCAGCTGGTGACACACTCATTCCCAAACCCTCCGCACCCGCGACATCGTCGCTTGGACAAATCGATTCCGAGACGGCGGATACTGACATCGACCTAGCTGGAGGCGAAGAGGAACCTTCTTCCGACGATTCATTGGATCCACTTGCTCCCGCATTCAACGTCGAATCAAGCGACGACGGCGAACTCCCCGACAACGATCAACCATCGGACGCGGACACGCCGAGTGAAGCGGCAGAAAACCCGCAGCCTCAGTTACTCGTTCAACTGAACAAGAACGAACGCTTTGAACAGCCCGCGGTCATCACCGCCGCTTCGGTTCGCAGTTGGATGAATCTGTTGTTGGGCGGCTCGCTGCGGAGTCAACTCAGCCTGATCGCCAATCCCGATGAAAAGGACTTCTCATCGCTCATTCGCATGGCACGTGAATCTTTGCAACCACGATTCGTTCGACTGACCAGCGCGACGGGAAGCATCGTCGTGCAGGTCATCTTTGGTTTGGTGATCTTGGTCGTCTCGGTCTATTTCTTCTTGATCGATGGCCCGGTGATGATTCGCACGCTCATGCGTCTTTCGCCGATGGATGACGCCTACGAGCACCAATTACTGATGGAGTTTGATCGCACCAGTCGAGCGGTGGTGCTGGCCAGCGTCGCGAGTGCTTTGGTCCAAGGCATTTTGGCGACGATCGGATTTTGGTTGTGTGATTTCGATCAAATTGTGTTGCTGCTGTTCCTAACCAGCGTGATGGCTTTGGTTCCCTTCCTGGGTGCCGCATCGGTTTGGGTGCCCTGCGCCTTGTGGCTGGGGTTGGTCGATCAACGTTGGATTGCCGCCTCGTTATTGGCACTCTACGGAGCGACGATCGTTTCTTCGATCGACAACGTGATCAAGGTTTATGTGTTGCACGGTCGCAGCCAACTGCATCCGTTGTTCGCCTTGCTGAGCGTGATCGGTGGCGTGTCCGTATTTGGTCCGATCGGGATCCTGGTGGGCCCCATGGTGGTGGTCTTCCTGCAAACCTTGCTCGAAATTCTCAATCATGAATTGAAAACCAGTCACGCTGACGAGGAAATCGAGCCGCAGTCGGTGGGCTGA